From a region of the Syngnathoides biaculeatus isolate LvHL_M chromosome 2, ASM1980259v1, whole genome shotgun sequence genome:
- the camkvl gene encoding caM kinase-like vesicle-associated, like isoform X1 — MSCEKFCSNFASHCFSIYFKAQRTGRSFPNVCVKSYSHHLLCCNAEILLLIMLLMYCFGMCGFFPPFLFLWSRKEFCELCLAKDRQTNKVFVCKKFLKKDGRKVRKAAKNEIMILKLVNHPNILQLIDTFETRKEYYIIQELATGGDVFDWIQDQGNYTERDASNVIRQVLEAVAYLHSLNIVHRNLKLENLMYYTENNHNKVVLRDFYLSRFENGPITEPCGTPEYLAPEVVARHRYGRPVDCWAVGVIMFILLSGNPPFYDETEEENTDLHNRIIFCRIVAGDFEFDSPYWDDISPAAKELVCRLMEVDQMLRITAQDALWHEWIAGNGASEKNLKDGVCAQFEKNFAKAKWRKAIRVTTFMQRLKNSESTIDSSADIQGGQDAGDANEGLSEVTSDKEAGRVIEGRVITGGVPLEVMVEKRPADIDHEVEKQQEVKVNLKVGALPSCDKLGTKKVQYGHTKKTAVKLDENIESEITPTTTAERTEPSDNISFSHPERKQTCNSPDPSDKVKMAATFHGPAPAAPANTTHKNGNDGSWCQTQLPEAVAETSVGPSVTPAIAPGTRPDVGLGVRLKGEASPVLRKDRDAKKTDRYSAEFNIAREGSAAGQGCYAIGSSASLGRHATPYNRDIATVGMGMAGTYGSPYCTLYASGSSVGMYGTGLHHGGMGSSTASDWQMDSVIEQIEKQMVAVLEKIEGEMPSLLEQISDCPPETLRIRSTHASPATSRARTAHHHASAEALATPPPLPTSPRPAVPSLPRLTIPPPAYPPPSPPSQAPVQATGDQECGQSASESSGHFSRAGLGKGL; from the exons ATGTCCTGTGAAAAGTTTTGCTCTAATTTTGCATCTCACTGCTTCTCAATTTATTTCAAAGCTCAAAGGACCGGAAGATCATTTCCAAATGTTTGTGTTAAATCATATTCACATCATCTTTTATGCTGTAATGCTGAAATCCTGCTTCTAATAATGCTGTTGATGTACTGTTTTGGCATGTGtggtttttttcctcctttcttgtttttgtggagTAGGAAGGAGTTCTGTGAGCTGTGCCTGGCTAAGGacaggcaaacaaacaaagtctttGTCTGCAAGAAATTTCTCAAGAAAGATGGCAGGAAAGTCCGCAAGGCTGCCAAGAACGAGATCATGATCCTCAAATT GGTGAACCACCCAAACATCCTTCAGCTCATAGACACGTTCGAGACCCGGAAAGAATATTACATCATCCAGGAACT GGCCACAGGGGGCGATGTCTTCGACTGGATTCAGGACCAAGGCAACTACACAGAAAGAGACGCCTCCAACGTCATCAGACAAGTCCTGGAGGCAGTCGCATACTTGCATTCTCTCAACATAGTCCACAGGAACCTCAAG CTGGAAAACCTAATGTACTACACTGAGAACAACCACAACAAAGTGGTTCTGCGAGATTTCTACCTTTCTCGATTTGAGAATGGGCCCATCACAGAACCTTGTGGAACACCAGAATACTTGG CACCGGAAGTAGTGGCTCGTCATCGATATGGCCGACCTGTGGACTGCTGGGCTGTGGGTGTCATCATGTTCATACT cttaTCAGGTAACCCTCCGTTTTACGATGAGACAGAAGAGGAGAACACGGATCTACATAATCGCATCATTTTCTGTCGAATTGTTGCTGGTGATTTTGAGTTTGATTCTCCATACTGGGATGACATCTCTCCTGCAG CTAAGGAGCTTGTCTGCCGTCTCATGGAGGTGGACCAAATGTTGAGAATCACAGCACAAGATGCACTTTGGCACGAATG GATTGCAGGTAATGGTGCATCAGAGAAGAACCTAAAGGATGGTGTATGCGCCCAGTTTGAGAAGAACTTTGCAAAGGCCAAATGGCGG AAAGCAATCCGTGTCACGACCTTCATGCAGCGTCTGAAGAACTCCGAGTCAACAATTGATAGTTCAGCTGACATACAGGGTGGTCAAGATGCAGGGGATGCAAACGAAGGGCTGTCCGAGGTGACAAGTGACAAGGAAGCTGGCAGGGTCATAGAAGGCAGGGTGATAACAGGTGGTGTGCCTTTAGAGGTAATGGTTGAAAAAAGGCCAGCAGACATCGACCATGAGGTCGAAAAACAGCAGGAAGTAAAGGTGAATCTTAAAGTTGGTGCATTGCCCTCCTGCGATAAGCTTGGCACAAAGAAAGTGCAATATGGTCATACCAAGAAAACAGCTGTCAAATTGGATGAAAATATAGAATCCGAAATAACGCCCACTACGACTGCTGAACGCACCGAACCATCAgacaatatttcattttctcatcCTGAGAGGAAACAGACGTGCAACTCCCCAGATCCTAGCGATAAAGTCAAGATGGCTGCAACATTTCATGGGCCTGCACCCGCAGCTCCAGCTAACACTACACACAAGAATGGAAATGACGGAAGCTGGTGTCAGACGCAACTCCCTGAGGCGGTGGCAGAGACTTCTGTGGGACCGTCAGTCACTCCGGCAATTGCGCCGGGAACTAGGCCGGATGTAGGTCTCGGTGTTAGGTTAAAGGGTGAAGCTAGTCCTGTGTTAAGGAAGGACAGGGATGCCAAGAAAACAGACCGATATAGTGCAGAGTTTAATATTGCCAGAGAAGGTTCTGCAGCAGGTCAGGGCTGCTATGCAATTGGCAGCTCTGCTAGTTTAGGCCGGCACGCCACACCATACAATAGAGACATTGCGACCGTAGGCATGGGGATGGCAGGGACCTATGGGAGTCCATACTGCACGTTGTATGCAAGTGGAAGTAGTGTTGGAATGTACGGGACCGGTTTGCATCACGGAGGAATGGGCAGCAGTACGGCCAGCGACTGGCAAATGGACAGTGTGATTGAGCAGATAGAAAAGCAAATGGTGGCAGTGCTGGAGAAGATCGAGGGAGAGATGCCCTCATTGCTAGAGCAAATCAGTGACTGCCCCCCCGAAACGCTACGCATCAGGAGCACGCACGCCTCGCCTGCCACCTCGCGGGCACGCACCGCGCACCATCACGCCTCTGCTGAGGCCTTGGCCACACCGCCACCTCTTCCGACTTCGCCCAGGCCCGCGGTGCCGTCCCTCCCTCGCCTTACTATCCCTCCTCCTGCCTACCCTCCGCCCTCCCCACCGTCTCAAGCCCCAGTCCAGGCCACAGGAGATCAAGAGTGTGGGCAGAGTGCCAGTGAATCTTCTGGACATTTCTCCAGAGCTGGGTTAGGCAAAGGGTTATGA
- the camkvl gene encoding caM kinase-like vesicle-associated, like isoform X2, producing MPFGCLALRDGQTYDSISDVTDKYEIGQVLRAKEFCELCLAKDRQTNKVFVCKKFLKKDGRKVRKAAKNEIMILKLVNHPNILQLIDTFETRKEYYIIQELATGGDVFDWIQDQGNYTERDASNVIRQVLEAVAYLHSLNIVHRNLKLENLMYYTENNHNKVVLRDFYLSRFENGPITEPCGTPEYLAPEVVARHRYGRPVDCWAVGVIMFILLSGNPPFYDETEEENTDLHNRIIFCRIVAGDFEFDSPYWDDISPAAKELVCRLMEVDQMLRITAQDALWHEWIAGNGASEKNLKDGVCAQFEKNFAKAKWRKAIRVTTFMQRLKNSESTIDSSADIQGGQDAGDANEGLSEVTSDKEAGRVIEGRVITGGVPLEVMVEKRPADIDHEVEKQQEVKVNLKVGALPSCDKLGTKKVQYGHTKKTAVKLDENIESEITPTTTAERTEPSDNISFSHPERKQTCNSPDPSDKVKMAATFHGPAPAAPANTTHKNGNDGSWCQTQLPEAVAETSVGPSVTPAIAPGTRPDVGLGVRLKGEASPVLRKDRDAKKTDRYSAEFNIAREGSAAGQGCYAIGSSASLGRHATPYNRDIATVGMGMAGTYGSPYCTLYASGSSVGMYGTGLHHGGMGSSTASDWQMDSVIEQIEKQMVAVLEKIEGEMPSLLEQISDCPPETLRIRSTHASPATSRARTAHHHASAEALATPPPLPTSPRPAVPSLPRLTIPPPAYPPPSPPSQAPVQATGDQECGQSASESSGHFSRAGLGKGL from the exons ATGCCATTTGGGTGCCTTGCTCTGCGAGATGGGCAGACTTATGATAGTATATCCGATGTGACAGACAAATATGAAATCGGTCAGGTTCTCCGAGC GAAGGAGTTCTGTGAGCTGTGCCTGGCTAAGGacaggcaaacaaacaaagtctttGTCTGCAAGAAATTTCTCAAGAAAGATGGCAGGAAAGTCCGCAAGGCTGCCAAGAACGAGATCATGATCCTCAAATT GGTGAACCACCCAAACATCCTTCAGCTCATAGACACGTTCGAGACCCGGAAAGAATATTACATCATCCAGGAACT GGCCACAGGGGGCGATGTCTTCGACTGGATTCAGGACCAAGGCAACTACACAGAAAGAGACGCCTCCAACGTCATCAGACAAGTCCTGGAGGCAGTCGCATACTTGCATTCTCTCAACATAGTCCACAGGAACCTCAAG CTGGAAAACCTAATGTACTACACTGAGAACAACCACAACAAAGTGGTTCTGCGAGATTTCTACCTTTCTCGATTTGAGAATGGGCCCATCACAGAACCTTGTGGAACACCAGAATACTTGG CACCGGAAGTAGTGGCTCGTCATCGATATGGCCGACCTGTGGACTGCTGGGCTGTGGGTGTCATCATGTTCATACT cttaTCAGGTAACCCTCCGTTTTACGATGAGACAGAAGAGGAGAACACGGATCTACATAATCGCATCATTTTCTGTCGAATTGTTGCTGGTGATTTTGAGTTTGATTCTCCATACTGGGATGACATCTCTCCTGCAG CTAAGGAGCTTGTCTGCCGTCTCATGGAGGTGGACCAAATGTTGAGAATCACAGCACAAGATGCACTTTGGCACGAATG GATTGCAGGTAATGGTGCATCAGAGAAGAACCTAAAGGATGGTGTATGCGCCCAGTTTGAGAAGAACTTTGCAAAGGCCAAATGGCGG AAAGCAATCCGTGTCACGACCTTCATGCAGCGTCTGAAGAACTCCGAGTCAACAATTGATAGTTCAGCTGACATACAGGGTGGTCAAGATGCAGGGGATGCAAACGAAGGGCTGTCCGAGGTGACAAGTGACAAGGAAGCTGGCAGGGTCATAGAAGGCAGGGTGATAACAGGTGGTGTGCCTTTAGAGGTAATGGTTGAAAAAAGGCCAGCAGACATCGACCATGAGGTCGAAAAACAGCAGGAAGTAAAGGTGAATCTTAAAGTTGGTGCATTGCCCTCCTGCGATAAGCTTGGCACAAAGAAAGTGCAATATGGTCATACCAAGAAAACAGCTGTCAAATTGGATGAAAATATAGAATCCGAAATAACGCCCACTACGACTGCTGAACGCACCGAACCATCAgacaatatttcattttctcatcCTGAGAGGAAACAGACGTGCAACTCCCCAGATCCTAGCGATAAAGTCAAGATGGCTGCAACATTTCATGGGCCTGCACCCGCAGCTCCAGCTAACACTACACACAAGAATGGAAATGACGGAAGCTGGTGTCAGACGCAACTCCCTGAGGCGGTGGCAGAGACTTCTGTGGGACCGTCAGTCACTCCGGCAATTGCGCCGGGAACTAGGCCGGATGTAGGTCTCGGTGTTAGGTTAAAGGGTGAAGCTAGTCCTGTGTTAAGGAAGGACAGGGATGCCAAGAAAACAGACCGATATAGTGCAGAGTTTAATATTGCCAGAGAAGGTTCTGCAGCAGGTCAGGGCTGCTATGCAATTGGCAGCTCTGCTAGTTTAGGCCGGCACGCCACACCATACAATAGAGACATTGCGACCGTAGGCATGGGGATGGCAGGGACCTATGGGAGTCCATACTGCACGTTGTATGCAAGTGGAAGTAGTGTTGGAATGTACGGGACCGGTTTGCATCACGGAGGAATGGGCAGCAGTACGGCCAGCGACTGGCAAATGGACAGTGTGATTGAGCAGATAGAAAAGCAAATGGTGGCAGTGCTGGAGAAGATCGAGGGAGAGATGCCCTCATTGCTAGAGCAAATCAGTGACTGCCCCCCCGAAACGCTACGCATCAGGAGCACGCACGCCTCGCCTGCCACCTCGCGGGCACGCACCGCGCACCATCACGCCTCTGCTGAGGCCTTGGCCACACCGCCACCTCTTCCGACTTCGCCCAGGCCCGCGGTGCCGTCCCTCCCTCGCCTTACTATCCCTCCTCCTGCCTACCCTCCGCCCTCCCCACCGTCTCAAGCCCCAGTCCAGGCCACAGGAGATCAAGAGTGTGGGCAGAGTGCCAGTGAATCTTCTGGACATTTCTCCAGAGCTGGGTTAGGCAAAGGGTTATGA
- the LOC133496738 gene encoding mitochondrial glutamate carrier 1-like isoform X1: protein MACQEQISLPAKLINGGIAGMVGVTCVFPVDLAKTRLQNQRSGQQLYKNMMDCLIKTVKSEGYFGMYRGAAVNLTLVTPEKAIKLAANDFFRHQLSKNGGKLTVFKEMLAGCCAGMCQVIVTTPMEMLKIQLQDAGRLVAQQRMMPSVVTTLKMGGTSAVLSRSYNAHAAPQVRTVSATQIARDLLKTKGVTGLYRGLGATLMRDIPFSVIYFPLFAHLHQLGRPSSENPTVPFYWSFVSGCLAGSVAAVAVSPCDVVKTRLQSLKKGTNEETYNGVVDCVRKIMRKEGPSAFLKGASCRALVIAPLFGIAQVVYFVGVGEMLLGYTPYSIYSA from the exons ATGGCCTGCCAGGAACAGATCAG CCTACCAGCCAAATTGATTAATGGAGGGATTGCAGGCATGGTTGGAGTCACATGTGTGTTCCCAGTCGACCTGGCCAAGACACGCCTGCAAAACCAACGAAGCGGCCAGCAACTCTACAAGAATAT GATGGACTGTCTGATAAAGACGGTGAAATCTGAGGGTTACTTTGGTATGTATAGAG GCGCAGCTGTCAATCTCACCCTGGTGACGCCTGAGAAGGCCATTAAACTTGCTGCCAATGACTTCTTTCGCCACCAGCTAAGCAAAAATGG CGGTAAGCTGACCGTGTTCAAGGAGATGTTGGCGGGATGCTGCGCGGGCATGTGCCAGGTCATCGTCACCACGCCCATGGAGATGCTGAAGATCCAGCTCCAGGATGCCGGCAGGCTTG TGGCCCAGCAGAGGATGATGCCCAGTGTGGTAACCACTCTGAAGATGGGCGGAACCAGCGCCGTCCTGAGTCGTTCCTACAACGCTCACGCCGCGCCTCAGGTTAGGACGGTATCAGCCACACAGATCGCCAGAGACCTGCTGAAGACCAAAGGTGTCACGGGGTTGTACAGAGGACTTGGAGCCACATTAATGCG GGACATTCCTTTCTCAGTTATCTACTTCCCCCTTTTTGCGCACTTGCACCAGCTTGGTCGTCCTTCATCAGAAAACCCGACAGTGCCCTTTTATTGGTCCTTTGTGTCCGGGTGCTTGGCCGGATCTGTTGCAGCTGTGGCTGTCAGCCCTTGTGACG TGGTCAAAACAAGACTTCAGTCCCTGAAAAAGGGAACTAATGAAGAAACGTACAACGGAGTGGTGGACTGTGTCAG aaaAATCATGAGAAAAGAGGGTCCTTCGGCTTTCCTAAAGGGGGCCAGTTGCCGGGCACTTGTCATCGCGCCTCTCTTTGGCATCGCCCAGGTTGTGTACTTTGTAGGAGTTGGAGAGATGCTGCTTGGTTACACACCATATAGCATTTATTCCGCCTAG
- the LOC133496738 gene encoding mitochondrial glutamate carrier 1-like isoform X2: protein MVGVTCVFPVDLAKTRLQNQRSGQQLYKNMMDCLIKTVKSEGYFGMYRGAAVNLTLVTPEKAIKLAANDFFRHQLSKNGGKLTVFKEMLAGCCAGMCQVIVTTPMEMLKIQLQDAGRLVAQQRMMPSVVTTLKMGGTSAVLSRSYNAHAAPQVRTVSATQIARDLLKTKGVTGLYRGLGATLMRDIPFSVIYFPLFAHLHQLGRPSSENPTVPFYWSFVSGCLAGSVAAVAVSPCDVVKTRLQSLKKGTNEETYNGVVDCVRKIMRKEGPSAFLKGASCRALVIAPLFGIAQVVYFVGVGEMLLGYTPYSIYSA, encoded by the exons ATGGTTGGAGTCACATGTGTGTTCCCAGTCGACCTGGCCAAGACACGCCTGCAAAACCAACGAAGCGGCCAGCAACTCTACAAGAATAT GATGGACTGTCTGATAAAGACGGTGAAATCTGAGGGTTACTTTGGTATGTATAGAG GCGCAGCTGTCAATCTCACCCTGGTGACGCCTGAGAAGGCCATTAAACTTGCTGCCAATGACTTCTTTCGCCACCAGCTAAGCAAAAATGG CGGTAAGCTGACCGTGTTCAAGGAGATGTTGGCGGGATGCTGCGCGGGCATGTGCCAGGTCATCGTCACCACGCCCATGGAGATGCTGAAGATCCAGCTCCAGGATGCCGGCAGGCTTG TGGCCCAGCAGAGGATGATGCCCAGTGTGGTAACCACTCTGAAGATGGGCGGAACCAGCGCCGTCCTGAGTCGTTCCTACAACGCTCACGCCGCGCCTCAGGTTAGGACGGTATCAGCCACACAGATCGCCAGAGACCTGCTGAAGACCAAAGGTGTCACGGGGTTGTACAGAGGACTTGGAGCCACATTAATGCG GGACATTCCTTTCTCAGTTATCTACTTCCCCCTTTTTGCGCACTTGCACCAGCTTGGTCGTCCTTCATCAGAAAACCCGACAGTGCCCTTTTATTGGTCCTTTGTGTCCGGGTGCTTGGCCGGATCTGTTGCAGCTGTGGCTGTCAGCCCTTGTGACG TGGTCAAAACAAGACTTCAGTCCCTGAAAAAGGGAACTAATGAAGAAACGTACAACGGAGTGGTGGACTGTGTCAG aaaAATCATGAGAAAAGAGGGTCCTTCGGCTTTCCTAAAGGGGGCCAGTTGCCGGGCACTTGTCATCGCGCCTCTCTTTGGCATCGCCCAGGTTGTGTACTTTGTAGGAGTTGGAGAGATGCTGCTTGGTTACACACCATATAGCATTTATTCCGCCTAG